In Microbulbifer salipaludis, a genomic segment contains:
- a CDS encoding DUF11 domain-containing protein, which produces MKKIFGALVLAVGLVTAAVPAFAAVELETRAFIEVAITDTNGVQSKELQPVERAQPGQEVVFVITYRNTGEEPAENLVVNNRVPKEMVYVADSAQGESALIQVSVDGNRFGSLQSLQVTEADGSVRAAKASDVVALRWTLQGAVAPGDSGSVRYRAVLK; this is translated from the coding sequence ATGAAAAAAATCTTTGGGGCTTTGGTCCTTGCTGTCGGGTTGGTGACGGCGGCGGTGCCGGCTTTCGCTGCAGTAGAGTTGGAAACCCGCGCATTTATTGAGGTGGCTATCACCGATACGAATGGTGTGCAAAGCAAAGAGCTGCAGCCGGTTGAACGTGCGCAGCCGGGGCAGGAAGTGGTATTCGTTATCACCTATCGCAACACTGGTGAAGAGCCAGCGGAAAACCTGGTAGTAAATAACCGGGTACCAAAAGAGATGGTGTACGTAGCCGATAGCGCTCAGGGTGAGAGTGCGCTTATTCAGGTTTCCGTAGATGGCAACCGTTTTGGCTCTCTGCAAAGCCTGCAGGTCACAGAGGCCGACGGTTCCGTTCGCGCTGCGAAGGCATCGGATGTGGTGGCGCTGCGCTGGACTTTACAGGGTGCGGTTGCTCCTGGTGATTCCGGCAGTGTGCGGTACCGGGCAGTTTTGAAATAA
- a CDS encoding DUF11 domain-containing protein: protein MFTKKLTFYWAVIGLLAVGVSPLAFAAGTTAGDTVSNTATVSYQVGGVDQADVDSNEATFTVDRVIRMTLDQNDSPVLTVPGATAIVTSYTLTNTSNDILDFSLSAANVTTGTSTGFGADSIDGAAVAVYVDNGDGVFNAADDTSTSVDNLDEDGTATIFVVLNVPSTAIDGDILGVLLGATALDSDGSVLSETSGANTAGIDTVFGDLSGAVDSNGDAQITVYGAYEVGSATLSVAKSSTVISDPFNGTTDPKSIPGAVIEYCIVVENSGSTDADTVEVNDPLPTETTYVAGSVMTGTGAACDSSATDTGFGSTSGTPVDTVTASFGTVTSTSAVWVSFQVILN from the coding sequence ATGTTTACCAAAAAATTAACGTTCTATTGGGCTGTAATCGGGTTACTTGCGGTGGGTGTGTCTCCACTGGCGTTTGCCGCGGGTACTACCGCAGGTGATACGGTTTCCAATACCGCGACCGTCTCCTACCAGGTGGGTGGCGTGGATCAGGCAGATGTTGACAGTAATGAAGCGACATTCACTGTGGATAGAGTGATCCGTATGACGCTCGATCAAAACGATAGCCCCGTACTCACTGTCCCAGGTGCGACGGCGATTGTGACCAGTTATACGCTTACAAATACTTCGAATGACATTTTGGATTTCAGCCTGAGTGCAGCGAACGTCACTACCGGAACATCGACCGGATTCGGGGCAGACTCCATTGATGGCGCTGCTGTTGCGGTGTATGTGGACAACGGTGATGGTGTTTTCAATGCCGCTGACGATACAAGTACCAGTGTTGATAACCTTGATGAGGATGGTACTGCCACCATTTTTGTGGTGCTCAACGTGCCGTCCACCGCTATAGATGGGGATATCCTCGGTGTCCTGCTAGGAGCTACCGCACTGGATTCAGATGGCTCTGTGCTGAGCGAAACTAGCGGTGCGAACACGGCTGGGATAGATACCGTATTTGGCGACCTGAGTGGCGCGGTTGACAGCAATGGTGATGCACAGATTACTGTATATGGCGCTTATGAAGTGGGCAGTGCGACCCTGAGTGTAGCAAAAAGCTCTACGGTAATTAGTGATCCGTTCAACGGAACCACCGATCCCAAATCTATACCGGGCGCAGTCATTGAGTACTGCATTGTGGTAGAAAATAGTGGTAGCACTGACGCCGATACTGTTGAAGTAAACGATCCTCTTCCAACCGAAACTACTTATGTGGCTGGCAGCGTTATGACCGGAACTGGTGCTGCTTGCGATAGTTCCGCGACAGATACCGGTTTTGGTTCTACCTCTGGCACGCCGGTTGACACCGTTACAGCATCGTTCGGTACTGTAACTTCTACCAGTGCTGTATGGGTCAGCTTCCAGGTAATCCTGAACTAG